From one Alosa alosa isolate M-15738 ecotype Scorff River chromosome 5, AALO_Geno_1.1, whole genome shotgun sequence genomic stretch:
- the tnksb gene encoding tankyrase, TRF1-interacting ankyrin-related ADP-ribose polymerase b isoform X1: protein MAVSRRSSQQQQTTLQSPPRNAVISTPPDSPLTVVGSSSLVSTDGSQECSGSMEPTPASPEMPTTTTTALASPLCSSSSSHTNIGGASSCSTSPGSGATSPGEGVCATGGAFRELFEACRNGDVSRVKRLVDSVNVNAKDMAGRKSTPLHFAAGFGRKDVVEHLLQTGANVHSRDDGGLIPLHNACSFGHAEVVSLLLCQGADPNARDNWNYTPLHEAAIKGKIDVCIVLLQHGADPNIRNTDGKSALDLADPSAKAVLTGEYKKDELLEAARSGNEEKLMALLTPLNVNCHASDGRKSTSQKMLSTPLHLAAGYNRVRIVQLLLQYGADVHAKDKGGLVPLHNACSYGHYEVTELLLKHGACVNAMDLWQFTPLHEAASKNRVEVCSLLLSHGADPTLANCHSKSAVDMAPTAELKERLTYEFKGHSLLQAAREADVAKVKKTLALEIISFKHPQTHETALHCAVASPHPKRKQVTELLLRKGANVNEKNKDFMTPFHVAAERAHNDVLEVLQKHAAKVNALDTLGQTALHRAALAGHLQTCRLLLSYGADPAIVSLQGFTAAQMGNEAVQQILNENIPTRNSDVDYRFLEAAKAGDLDTVKQLCSPQNVNCRDLEGRHSTPLHFAAGYNRVAVVEYLLQHGADVHAKDKGGLVPLHNACSYGHYEVAELLVRHGASVNVADLWKFTPLHEAAAKGKYEICKLLLKHGADPSKKNRDGNMPLDMVKDGDTDIQDLLRGDAALLDAAKKGCLARVQKLCSPENINCRDTQGRNSTPLHLAAGYNNLEVAEYLLEHGADVNAQDKGGLIPLHNAASYGHVDIAALLIKYNTCVNATDKWAFTPLHEAAQKGRTQLCALLLAHGADPTMKNQEGQTALDLATADDIRALLIDAMPPDALPSCFKPQATVVSASIISPASTPSCLSAASSIDNLAGPLTELAGACGSGPADGASGSDRKEGEVAMLDMNISQFLKSLGLEQLRDIFEREQITLDVLADMGHEELKEIGINAYGHRHKLIKGIERLLGGQQGANPYLTFHCTNQGTVLIDLAVDDKEFQSVEEEMQSTIREHRDGGNAGGVFSRYNILKIQKVVNKKLRERYTHRQKEIADENHNHHNERMLFHGSPFINAIIHKGFDERHAYIGGMFGAGIYFAENSSKSNQYVYGIGGGTGCPTHKDRSCYVCHRQMLFCRVTLGKSFLQFSAMKMAHAPPGHHSVIGRPSVNGLAYAEYVIYRGEQAYPEYLITYQILKPDSTPQPPTGAEQKS from the exons ATGGCCGTGTCCCGTAGATCATCACAACAACAGCAAACTACGCTACAATCTCCGCCGAGAAATGCTGTTATTTCAACCCCTCCGGATTCTCCCTTAACCGTAGTAGGATCATCGAGTTTGGTTTCGACTGACGGTAGTCAGGAATGCAGCGGCAGTATGGAGCCAACGCCAGCCTCTCCTGAAATGCCCACTACCACAACGACGGCCCTCGCTAGCCCCCTCTGCAGCAGTAGcagttcccacacaaacatcGGCGGGGCTAGCAGCTGCAGTACGAGCCCGGGCTCAGGAGCCACCAGCCCGGGGGAGGGCGTCTGCGCTACCGGTGGAGCCTTCCGAGAACTCTTCGAGGCCTGCCGCAATGGTGATGTCTCTCGGGTTAAGAGACTTGTGGACTCTGTGAATGTGAATGCCAAGGACATGGCTGGGAGGAAATCTACGCCGTTACATTTCGCTGCAG GCTTTGGCAGAAAGGACGTGGTGGAACACCTCTTACAGACGGGTGCCAACGTGCATTCCCGTGACGACGGTGGTCTGATCCCCCTTCACAATGCTTGCTCTTTCGGTCATGCTGAAGTCGTCAGCCTGCTTTTGTGCCAAGGCGCAGACCCAAATGCCCGGGACAACTGGAACTATACCCCTCTACACGAGGCAGCCATCAAGGGCAAGATAGATGTTTGCATCG TCCTGCTTCAGCATGGAGCTGATCCCAACATCCGCAACACTGACGGGAAGTCTGCCCTGGATCTGGCTGACCCCTCTGCTAAGGCCGTGCTCACTG GGGAATACAAGAAGGATGAGCTTCTAGAAGCTGCAAG GAGTGGAAACGAGGAGAAGCTAATGGCTTTGCTCACACCGCTAAATGTCAACTGCCATGCCAGCGACGGGCGCAAG TCAACATCACAAAAAATGCTG tccaCCCCCCTCCACCTGGCGGCAGGCTACAACCGCGTGCGGATCGTTCAGCTCCTGCTGCAGTACGGTGCAGACGTCCATGCCAAGGATAAggg TGGCCTGGTTCCCCTTCATAATGCCTGCTCCTATGGCCACTACGAGGTGACAGAGCTTCTTCTGAAG CATGGCGCTTGCGTGAACGCCATGGACCTGTGGCAGTTCACCCCTCTGCACGAGGCAGCCTCCAAGAACCGCGTGGAGGTGTGCTCCTTGCTGCTTAGCCATGGTGCCGACCCCACGCTGGCCAACTGCCACAGCAAGAGCGCTGTGGACATGGCCCCCACCGCCGAGCTCAAAGAGAGGCTCACCT ATGAGTTCAAAGGTCATTCACTGCTCCAAGCTGCCCGCGAGGCGGATGTAGCCAAGGTGAAGAAGACTCTTGCCTTGGAGATCATCAGCTTCAAACACCCGCAGACGCACGAGACGGCGCTG caTTGTGCCGTGGCGTCCCCACACCCCAAACGAAAGCAGGTCACAGAGTTGCTCCTGCGCAAAGGTGCCAACGTCAACGAGAAGAACAAAGA CTTCATGACCCCGTTCCACGTGGCCGCTGAGAGGGCTCACAACGATGTTCTGGAGGTTCTGCAGAAACACGCTGCTAAG gtgaaTGCCCTGGACACTCTGGGCCAGACGGCGCTACACCGCGCGGCTCTGGCTGGCCACCTGCAGACGTGCCGGCTGTTGCTCAGCTACGGGGCCGACCCCGCCATCGTGTCCCTGCAGGGCTTCACTGCCGCCCAGATGGGCAACGAGGCCGTACAGCAGATCCTCAAtg AAAACATTCCCACTCGTAACTCTGATGTTGACTACCGGTTCCTGGAAGCGGCTAAAGCTGGAGATTTGGATACTGTGAAA CAACTGTGCTCCCCCCAGAACGTCAACTGCCGCGATCTGGAGGGACGCCACTCCACCCCCCTACACTTTGCTGCTGGCTACAACCGGGTGGCGGTGGTGGAGTACTTGCTCCAACACGGGGCCGACGTCCACGCTAAAGACAAAGG TGGTCTGGTCCCGCTGCATAACGCCTGCTCCTATGGTCACTATGAGGTGGCGGAGCTCCTGGTCAGGCACGGCGCGTCTGTAAATGTGGCCGACCTGTGGAAGTTCACTCCATTGCACGAGGCCGCAGCCAAAGGCAAATATGAGATCTGCAAACTGCTGCTCAAG CATGGGGCAGACCCGTCCAAGAAGAACCGGGACGGAAACATGCCCCTGGACATGGTGAAGGATGGGGACACGGACATCCAGGACCTGCTGCGCGGTGACGCCGCCCTGCTGGACGCCGCTAAGAAGGGCTGCCTGGCCCGCGTGCAGAAGCTCTGCAGCCCTGAGAACATCAACTGCAGAGACACGCAGGGGCGCAACTCCACACCGCTGCACCTCGCAG CTGGCTATAATAACCTGGAGGTGGCCGAGTACCTTCTGGAGCATGGTGCAGATGTGAATGCACAGGACAAAGGAGGACTCATTCCACTGCATAACGCTGCATCCTACGGG CACGTGGACATTGCCGCCCTGCTCATTAAGTACAACACCTGTGTGAACGCCACGGACAAGTGGGCCTTTACCCCCCTGCACGAGGCGGCGCAGAAGGGCCGCACCCAGCTGTGTGCTCTGCTCCTGGCCCACGGCGCTGACCCCACCATGAAGAACCAGGAGGGCCAGACAGCGCTGGACCTGGCCACG GCTGATGACATCAGGGCCCTTCTGATCGACGCCATGCCTCCGGATGCGCTACCCAGCTGCTTTAAGCCGCAGGCCACAGTGGTCAGCGCCTCAATCATCTCGCCGGCGTCCACACCCTCCTGTCTGTCGGCCGCCAGCAGCATCGACAACCTGGCTGGGCCGCTTACCGAGCTGGCTGGGGCCTGCGGCTCGGGACCAGCAGACGGGGCCAGCGGATCTGAccgaaaggagggagagg TGGCTATGCTGGACATGAACATCAGTCAGTTCCTGAAGAGCCTGGGGCTGGAACAGCTGAGAGACATTTTTGAGAGGGAGCAG ATCACACTGGATGTGTTGGCAGACATGGGTCACGAGGAGCTGAAGGAGATTGGCATCAATGCCTATGGTCATCGGCACAAGCTCATCAAGGGCATCGAGAGACTACTGGGGGGTCAGCAAG GTGCCAACCCGTACCTGACGTTCCACTGCACTAACCAGGGCACGGTGCTCATCGACCTGGCTGTCGATGACAAGGAGTTCCAGTCGGTCGAGGAGGAG ATGCAGAGCACAATCCGCGAGCACAGAGACGGGGGGAACGCCGGGGGTGTCTTCAGCAGATACAACATCCTCAAG ATCCAAAAGGTGGTCAACAAGAAGCTGAGAGAGCGATACACTCACAGGCAGAAGGAGATTGCTGATGAGAACCACAACCATCACAATGAGCGCATGCTCTTCCATG GATCTCCTTTCATAAATGCCATCATTCACAAAGGTTTTGATGAGCGCCATGCTTACATCGGAGGAATGTTTGGCGCTGGGATCTATTTTGCGGAGAACTCCTCTAAAAGTAACCAGTACGTGTACGGTATCGGTGGAGGAACTGGCTGCCCCACACACAAAGACCGTTCCTGCTACGTGTGCCATAG GCAGATGCTGTTCTGCCGGGTGACCCTGGGGAAGTCCTTCCTGCAGTTCAGTGCCATGAAGATGGCCCACGCTCCACCCGGCCACCACTCCGTCATCGGCCGGCCCAGCGTCAATGGCCTTGCCTACGCCGAGTACGTCATCTACAGGGGAGAACAG gcCTACCCAGAGTATTTGATCACGTATCAGATCCTGAAGCCGGACAGCACCCCTCAGCCGCCAACCGGGGCGGAGCAGAAGTCCTAG
- the tnksb gene encoding tankyrase, TRF1-interacting ankyrin-related ADP-ribose polymerase b isoform X2: MAVSRRSSQQQQTTLQSPPRNAVISTPPDSPLTVVGSSSLVSTDGSQECSGSMEPTPASPEMPTTTTTALASPLCSSSSSHTNIGGASSCSTSPGSGATSPGEGVCATGGAFRELFEACRNGDVSRVKRLVDSVNVNAKDMAGRKSTPLHFAAGFGRKDVVEHLLQTGANVHSRDDGGLIPLHNACSFGHAEVVSLLLCQGADPNARDNWNYTPLHEAAIKGKIDVCIVLLQHGADPNIRNTDGKSALDLADPSAKAVLTGEYKKDELLEAARSGNEEKLMALLTPLNVNCHASDGRKSTPLHLAAGYNRVRIVQLLLQYGADVHAKDKGGLVPLHNACSYGHYEVTELLLKHGACVNAMDLWQFTPLHEAASKNRVEVCSLLLSHGADPTLANCHSKSAVDMAPTAELKERLTYEFKGHSLLQAAREADVAKVKKTLALEIISFKHPQTHETALHCAVASPHPKRKQVTELLLRKGANVNEKNKDFMTPFHVAAERAHNDVLEVLQKHAAKVNALDTLGQTALHRAALAGHLQTCRLLLSYGADPAIVSLQGFTAAQMGNEAVQQILNENIPTRNSDVDYRFLEAAKAGDLDTVKQLCSPQNVNCRDLEGRHSTPLHFAAGYNRVAVVEYLLQHGADVHAKDKGGLVPLHNACSYGHYEVAELLVRHGASVNVADLWKFTPLHEAAAKGKYEICKLLLKHGADPSKKNRDGNMPLDMVKDGDTDIQDLLRGDAALLDAAKKGCLARVQKLCSPENINCRDTQGRNSTPLHLAAGYNNLEVAEYLLEHGADVNAQDKGGLIPLHNAASYGHVDIAALLIKYNTCVNATDKWAFTPLHEAAQKGRTQLCALLLAHGADPTMKNQEGQTALDLATADDIRALLIDAMPPDALPSCFKPQATVVSASIISPASTPSCLSAASSIDNLAGPLTELAGACGSGPADGASGSDRKEGEVAMLDMNISQFLKSLGLEQLRDIFEREQITLDVLADMGHEELKEIGINAYGHRHKLIKGIERLLGGQQGANPYLTFHCTNQGTVLIDLAVDDKEFQSVEEEMQSTIREHRDGGNAGGVFSRYNILKIQKVVNKKLRERYTHRQKEIADENHNHHNERMLFHGSPFINAIIHKGFDERHAYIGGMFGAGIYFAENSSKSNQYVYGIGGGTGCPTHKDRSCYVCHRQMLFCRVTLGKSFLQFSAMKMAHAPPGHHSVIGRPSVNGLAYAEYVIYRGEQAYPEYLITYQILKPDSTPQPPTGAEQKS; the protein is encoded by the exons ATGGCCGTGTCCCGTAGATCATCACAACAACAGCAAACTACGCTACAATCTCCGCCGAGAAATGCTGTTATTTCAACCCCTCCGGATTCTCCCTTAACCGTAGTAGGATCATCGAGTTTGGTTTCGACTGACGGTAGTCAGGAATGCAGCGGCAGTATGGAGCCAACGCCAGCCTCTCCTGAAATGCCCACTACCACAACGACGGCCCTCGCTAGCCCCCTCTGCAGCAGTAGcagttcccacacaaacatcGGCGGGGCTAGCAGCTGCAGTACGAGCCCGGGCTCAGGAGCCACCAGCCCGGGGGAGGGCGTCTGCGCTACCGGTGGAGCCTTCCGAGAACTCTTCGAGGCCTGCCGCAATGGTGATGTCTCTCGGGTTAAGAGACTTGTGGACTCTGTGAATGTGAATGCCAAGGACATGGCTGGGAGGAAATCTACGCCGTTACATTTCGCTGCAG GCTTTGGCAGAAAGGACGTGGTGGAACACCTCTTACAGACGGGTGCCAACGTGCATTCCCGTGACGACGGTGGTCTGATCCCCCTTCACAATGCTTGCTCTTTCGGTCATGCTGAAGTCGTCAGCCTGCTTTTGTGCCAAGGCGCAGACCCAAATGCCCGGGACAACTGGAACTATACCCCTCTACACGAGGCAGCCATCAAGGGCAAGATAGATGTTTGCATCG TCCTGCTTCAGCATGGAGCTGATCCCAACATCCGCAACACTGACGGGAAGTCTGCCCTGGATCTGGCTGACCCCTCTGCTAAGGCCGTGCTCACTG GGGAATACAAGAAGGATGAGCTTCTAGAAGCTGCAAG GAGTGGAAACGAGGAGAAGCTAATGGCTTTGCTCACACCGCTAAATGTCAACTGCCATGCCAGCGACGGGCGCAAG tccaCCCCCCTCCACCTGGCGGCAGGCTACAACCGCGTGCGGATCGTTCAGCTCCTGCTGCAGTACGGTGCAGACGTCCATGCCAAGGATAAggg TGGCCTGGTTCCCCTTCATAATGCCTGCTCCTATGGCCACTACGAGGTGACAGAGCTTCTTCTGAAG CATGGCGCTTGCGTGAACGCCATGGACCTGTGGCAGTTCACCCCTCTGCACGAGGCAGCCTCCAAGAACCGCGTGGAGGTGTGCTCCTTGCTGCTTAGCCATGGTGCCGACCCCACGCTGGCCAACTGCCACAGCAAGAGCGCTGTGGACATGGCCCCCACCGCCGAGCTCAAAGAGAGGCTCACCT ATGAGTTCAAAGGTCATTCACTGCTCCAAGCTGCCCGCGAGGCGGATGTAGCCAAGGTGAAGAAGACTCTTGCCTTGGAGATCATCAGCTTCAAACACCCGCAGACGCACGAGACGGCGCTG caTTGTGCCGTGGCGTCCCCACACCCCAAACGAAAGCAGGTCACAGAGTTGCTCCTGCGCAAAGGTGCCAACGTCAACGAGAAGAACAAAGA CTTCATGACCCCGTTCCACGTGGCCGCTGAGAGGGCTCACAACGATGTTCTGGAGGTTCTGCAGAAACACGCTGCTAAG gtgaaTGCCCTGGACACTCTGGGCCAGACGGCGCTACACCGCGCGGCTCTGGCTGGCCACCTGCAGACGTGCCGGCTGTTGCTCAGCTACGGGGCCGACCCCGCCATCGTGTCCCTGCAGGGCTTCACTGCCGCCCAGATGGGCAACGAGGCCGTACAGCAGATCCTCAAtg AAAACATTCCCACTCGTAACTCTGATGTTGACTACCGGTTCCTGGAAGCGGCTAAAGCTGGAGATTTGGATACTGTGAAA CAACTGTGCTCCCCCCAGAACGTCAACTGCCGCGATCTGGAGGGACGCCACTCCACCCCCCTACACTTTGCTGCTGGCTACAACCGGGTGGCGGTGGTGGAGTACTTGCTCCAACACGGGGCCGACGTCCACGCTAAAGACAAAGG TGGTCTGGTCCCGCTGCATAACGCCTGCTCCTATGGTCACTATGAGGTGGCGGAGCTCCTGGTCAGGCACGGCGCGTCTGTAAATGTGGCCGACCTGTGGAAGTTCACTCCATTGCACGAGGCCGCAGCCAAAGGCAAATATGAGATCTGCAAACTGCTGCTCAAG CATGGGGCAGACCCGTCCAAGAAGAACCGGGACGGAAACATGCCCCTGGACATGGTGAAGGATGGGGACACGGACATCCAGGACCTGCTGCGCGGTGACGCCGCCCTGCTGGACGCCGCTAAGAAGGGCTGCCTGGCCCGCGTGCAGAAGCTCTGCAGCCCTGAGAACATCAACTGCAGAGACACGCAGGGGCGCAACTCCACACCGCTGCACCTCGCAG CTGGCTATAATAACCTGGAGGTGGCCGAGTACCTTCTGGAGCATGGTGCAGATGTGAATGCACAGGACAAAGGAGGACTCATTCCACTGCATAACGCTGCATCCTACGGG CACGTGGACATTGCCGCCCTGCTCATTAAGTACAACACCTGTGTGAACGCCACGGACAAGTGGGCCTTTACCCCCCTGCACGAGGCGGCGCAGAAGGGCCGCACCCAGCTGTGTGCTCTGCTCCTGGCCCACGGCGCTGACCCCACCATGAAGAACCAGGAGGGCCAGACAGCGCTGGACCTGGCCACG GCTGATGACATCAGGGCCCTTCTGATCGACGCCATGCCTCCGGATGCGCTACCCAGCTGCTTTAAGCCGCAGGCCACAGTGGTCAGCGCCTCAATCATCTCGCCGGCGTCCACACCCTCCTGTCTGTCGGCCGCCAGCAGCATCGACAACCTGGCTGGGCCGCTTACCGAGCTGGCTGGGGCCTGCGGCTCGGGACCAGCAGACGGGGCCAGCGGATCTGAccgaaaggagggagagg TGGCTATGCTGGACATGAACATCAGTCAGTTCCTGAAGAGCCTGGGGCTGGAACAGCTGAGAGACATTTTTGAGAGGGAGCAG ATCACACTGGATGTGTTGGCAGACATGGGTCACGAGGAGCTGAAGGAGATTGGCATCAATGCCTATGGTCATCGGCACAAGCTCATCAAGGGCATCGAGAGACTACTGGGGGGTCAGCAAG GTGCCAACCCGTACCTGACGTTCCACTGCACTAACCAGGGCACGGTGCTCATCGACCTGGCTGTCGATGACAAGGAGTTCCAGTCGGTCGAGGAGGAG ATGCAGAGCACAATCCGCGAGCACAGAGACGGGGGGAACGCCGGGGGTGTCTTCAGCAGATACAACATCCTCAAG ATCCAAAAGGTGGTCAACAAGAAGCTGAGAGAGCGATACACTCACAGGCAGAAGGAGATTGCTGATGAGAACCACAACCATCACAATGAGCGCATGCTCTTCCATG GATCTCCTTTCATAAATGCCATCATTCACAAAGGTTTTGATGAGCGCCATGCTTACATCGGAGGAATGTTTGGCGCTGGGATCTATTTTGCGGAGAACTCCTCTAAAAGTAACCAGTACGTGTACGGTATCGGTGGAGGAACTGGCTGCCCCACACACAAAGACCGTTCCTGCTACGTGTGCCATAG GCAGATGCTGTTCTGCCGGGTGACCCTGGGGAAGTCCTTCCTGCAGTTCAGTGCCATGAAGATGGCCCACGCTCCACCCGGCCACCACTCCGTCATCGGCCGGCCCAGCGTCAATGGCCTTGCCTACGCCGAGTACGTCATCTACAGGGGAGAACAG gcCTACCCAGAGTATTTGATCACGTATCAGATCCTGAAGCCGGACAGCACCCCTCAGCCGCCAACCGGGGCGGAGCAGAAGTCCTAG